A stretch of Scheffersomyces stipitis CBS 6054 chromosome 2, complete sequence DNA encodes these proteins:
- a CDS encoding DNA polymerase alpha binding protein: MATRGKIAAFPDGNSFVAYNDSVDNLVIGNSEGLVKVFNIHEPDLEPTSIDILENLTSLSNHGAKLLITTTGGELELIDLKSSESKGSIYRSGLPLRDSLFINEGKRVLCGGDDNKLVVIDLENGNNTSSVSLSDQFLSVAYNYTGELLAVGLSSGDVQLYSVTNEQPNLIHTIPNVLVSKIHTSMDKIDYNEEHEDELVSTRPQWTSDGRYLLVPTAVNKISVFDRSNWAEPIKSFDSEAKIIDFRLSPTSDHLAVLDFDGVVRLFDFDSKKTLREIELDLDGKFPLNLAWKDTQLFVGTTDGSILTFKDVVDSATTREINRLFMGEADESDGEDSNTEELGQDEEENEEEAPDVKSELSKPGYRLHAEDSLVIDQDEDDMPDYSNDRRKRHKPNGYSAPRQTTARSFGTVIEGEIKPYSPGSTPWNSENKGSATVERRYLSMNSIGYSWVVKSSSGTDGMSQQTVSVTFFDRGLHKDYHFVDYNGYDLCSINEKGALFASSGYSSKSALDNGRIYYRKHDSEQDAWERRIPLLRGEYITSVCVTNSHLLANMSDESYITVATNFGYVRFYNLHGLCVNLLKMTPVVTMISSSNSVLFIINQVAANLYSYSLVDMNQDYKFIQQDVLLPLKKHADSPDIPLIKGIFFNEYNDPCIIPGIDDTLLILQSWREANNARWVPILNCHNAVTDYGNDNRKGWKCWPLGVYDDQLNCLILKNNHEHPGFPLPIPIVLNIELPILIKDKSKKKKNDILEEELGDSDAEEPEVKQDDPEENFLRSRTFGSLAFDSHNDDNTEETEEGQIEERLNEYMALFDRSLLKLFGESCKDQRLNKALSVAKLMKTDKALMAASKISERMQFMNLATKIGELREKLLNEAEEVDEEEDD, from the coding sequence ATGGCTACAAGAGGTAAAATTGCGGCATTTCCTGATGGGAACTCGTTTGTAGCATATAACGACTCTGTGGATAATTTAGTTATTGGAAACAGTGAAGGTTTAGTAAAGGTATTCAACATTCATGAGCCCGATTTGGAACCAACCTCGATTGATATCTTGGAAAATTTGACTTCGTTATCCAACCACGGTGCAAAATTGTTAATCACGACCACAGGAGGCGAGCTTGAGCTAATAGACTTGAAATCACTGGAATCAAAAGGTTCAATTTACAGATCTGGGTTACCTTTAAGAGACTCTTTGTTCATCAATGAAGGTAAGAGAGTACTCTGTGGAGGAGACGATAACAAGTTGGTAGTGattgacttggaaaatggAAACAACACTTCTTCGGTATCTTTATCAGATCAATTCTTGAGTGTAGCCTATAACTATACTGGTGAGCTCTTGGCTGTTGGTTTATCTAGCGGTGACGTTCAGTTGTATTCTGTTACCAATGAACAGCCAAATTTGATTCACACCATTCCAAATGTGTTAGTTTCCAAAATTCATACTTCCATGGATAAAATTGACTATAACGAAGAGCACGAGGACGAATTGGTTTCAACCAGACCGCAATGGACTTCGGATGGAAGATATCTCTTGGTTCCTACTGCTGTGAACAAGATTCTGGTCTTCGACAGATCAAACTGGGCTGAACCAATTAAATCATTCGACTCTGAGGCTAAGATCATTGACTTCAGATTATCACCAACAAGTGACCATCTAGCTGTCCTCGATTTTGACGGTGTAGTGAGATTATTTGACTTTGATAGCAAGAAAACATTACGCGAAATAGAGCTTGACTTGGATGGTAAGTTCCCTCTAAATCTTGCCTGGAAAGATACTCAGTTGTTTGTAGGTACTACTGATGGTAGTATCTTGACATTTAAGGATGTTGTAGACTCAGCAACCACAAGAGAAATTAATAGGTTATTTATGGGAGAAGCTGACGAGTCTGACGGTGAAGATAGCAACACCGAGGAGCTTGGccaagacgaagaagagaatgaagaggaagCACCTGATGTCAAGTCAGAACTTTCCAAACCTGGCTACAGATTGCATGCTGAAGACTCTTTGGTTATCGACCAAGATGAGGACGACATGCCAGACTACTCCAACGATCGAAGAAAACGTCACAAGCCTAATGGATACAGTGCACCTAGACAAACTACTGCAAGATCTTTTGGTACAGTTATTGAAGGAGAGATCAAGCCATATTCTCCAGGTTCCACTCCTTGGAATAGCGAAAATAAGGGCTCTGCTACTGTTGAGAGACGATACTTATCTATGAACTCAATTGGATATTCGTGGGTAGTGAAGAGCTCTAGTGGTACCGACGGTATGTCTCAGCAGACTGTCAGTGTAACATTTTTTGACAGAGGCTTGCATAAGGATTACCATTTTGTTGATTACAACGGCTATGACTTGTGTTCTATCAATGAAAAGGGTGCATTGTTTGCCAGTTCAGGCTATTCAAGTAAATCAGCTCTTGACAATGGCAGAATATATTATAGAAAACATGATTCTGAACAAGATGCTTGGGAAAGACGGATTCCCTTGTTGAGAGGTGAATATATTACCTCTGTCTGTGTAACAAATAGTCACTTGTTGGCCAACATGTCTGACGAATCCTACATCACAGTTGCAACCAATTTCGGATATGTTAGGTTCTACAATTTGCATGGTTTGTGCGTGAACTTACTCAAGATGACTCCTGTTGTTACTatgatttcatcttctaatTCTGTTTTGTTCATTATTAATCAGGTCGCTGCCAATCTTTATAGTTACTCGCTTGTTGATATGAATCAAGACTACAAGTTTATTCAGCAGGATGTATTACTTCCATTAAAGAAGCACGCCGATTCCCCGGACATTCCATTGATCAAGggtatcttcttcaacgagtACAATGACCCATGTATAATTCCAGGTATTGATGATACTTTGTTAATCTTACAGTCATGGAGAGAAGCAAATAACGCCAGATGGGTTCCGATATTAAACTGTCACAATGCTGTCACAGACTACGGTAATGATAATAGAAAAGGTTGGAAGTGTTGGCCCTTGGGTGTTTACGATGACCAGTTGAACTGTCtaatattgaagaacaatCACGAGCATCCTGGTTTTCCATtaccaattccaattgttcTCAATATCGAATTGCCGATCTTGATTAAGGAcaagtcaaagaagaaaaagaacGACATTTTGGAGGAGGAGCTTGGCGACAGTGATGCAGAGGAGCCTGAAGTCAAGCAGGATGATCCTGAAGAgaatttcttgagatcAAGGACATTTGGTAGTTTGGCCTTTGACTCACACAACGATGATaatacagaagaaacagaagaggGTCagatagaagaaagacttaATGAGTATATGGCGTTGTTTGACAGgtcattgttgaagctATTTGGAGAGTCCTGTAAAGATCAGAGATTGAACAAAGCCTTGAGCGtagccaagttgatgaagacggACAAGGCATTGATGGCTGCATCGAAGATCAGTGAAAGAATGCAGTTCATGAACTTGGCCACAAAGATTGGTGAATTGAGAGAAAAGTTGCTCAACGaggcagaagaagttgacgaagaggaagatgatTAA
- a CDS encoding high affinity potassium transporter (go_component membrane~go_funtion potassium ion transporter activity~go_process potassium ion transport), giving the protein MSNTPSKNILDEQDVADAASSVSNTENYTIHSDNESVDDDFEGPDAASVYKSVSQSETGQKKKQSWREILTLSFSSLGAIYGDLGTSPLYVLNSIKYKESPPSQKDIYGGISLIFYLFTIIVLFKYVCVVLFIGPNNGEGGQVAIYAKIARYLKIGPRAVHIPGAPEISDLELITRQDTTSSFMSSNSTKSRINKIKNSPVITMIMQGFILCACFLGCSLVFSDGLLTPTTSVLSAVGGIQIAKPDFNAVLAVSEVILIALFVVQQFGSHKISFTFAPIVFIWLIGLIICGLYNIIKYHPGVFKALSPYYAIELLKSGGIDCLGGAMLAITGTEAMFADIGHFGRLPIQLTLACFVYPALMICYLGQGAYIVTHPEAIVNPFYLSLPGGTGSGPYWIMFVLAILATIIASQALILSVFSIISQLINLDCFPNLKIVHVSKHYVGKVYIPTANWILMIGVIATTAGFKNSNNVTAAYGLGITLDFLVTSSLIIICLFYVYNVNIIWCVLFLVIFVPLEICMVIANIKKIVHGAWFPIMMAGISFIFLSIWRWARSRMVNQEIRTRIKIENIYPKYKKTPVVMNLNSGVAFKDEIEDEEAEMSVDSKFGRTPLVRHDGIAIMYNESTLQSSFNSPNSVPALYGKIVRSFSSIPSVFIFCSIRVLSIPVVPSQERVLIASTKIPGHYKCILRYGFTEQLVIDKELNTQIIYSIPNIYDLLQKYNGMDKSILIKPDNIPILHIFEHNLVRCHDYSYDELKTNNPFVIIKRVVRRALIDHFFGPISSITQPRGQFVKLKNEEEEVNNKIFIGSVARI; this is encoded by the coding sequence ATGTCGAATACTCCCTCCAAGAACATCCTTGACGAGCAAGATGTTGCTGATGCTGCTTCCTCCGTCAGTAATACAGAGAATTACACAATCCACAGTGATAATGAACTggttgatgatgattttGAGGGACCGGATGCTGCTTCTGTTTACAAATCAGTTTCTCAATCCGAAACTGgtcagaagaagaagcaatcCTGGAGAGAAATTTTGACTTTGTCGTTTTCCTCTTTGGGTGCTATTTATGGTGATCTTGGTACTTCTCCCTTGTATGTCTTGAACTCGATCAAGTACAAAGAATCTCCTCCTAGCCAGAAAGACATTTACGGAGGTATCTCACTCATTTTTTACTTGTTCACCATTATTGTTCTCTTCAAATATGTCTGTGTTGTTTTATTTATTGGTCCAAACAATGGTGAAGGTGGCCAAGTTGCTATCTATGCAAAAATTGCCAGGTACTTGAAAATAGGTCCCAGGGCAGTCCACATACCTGGCGCCCCAGAAATTTCTGATTTAGAATTAATTACTAGACAAGATACTACCTCTTCGTTCATGTCTAGCAATTCTaccaaatcaagaataaaCAAAATTAAGAACAGTCCTGTGATTACAATGATAATGCAAGGGTTTATTTTGTGTGCATGTTTCTTGGGTTGTTCCTTGGTTTTTTCAGATGGGTTATTAACCCCAACTACTTCTGTTTTATCGGCAGTTGGTGGTATCCAAATAGCCAAGCCAGACTTTAATGCAGTTTTGGCGGTTTCTGAGGTCATTCTTATTGCTTTATTCGTTGTTCAGCAATTTGGCTCCCACAAGATTTCATTTACCTTTGCTCCCATTGTGTTCATTTGGTTGATCGGTCTCATAATCTGTGGACTTTACAATATCATCAAATATCACCCTGGGGTTTTCAAAGCCTTGTCTCCATACTACGCTATAGAACTTCTCAAAAGTGGTGGCATTGATTGCTTGGGGGGAGCTATGTTGGCAATAACTGGTACTGAAGCAATGTTTGCTGATATTGGCCATTTTGGTAGGCTTCCAATCCAATTAACTTTGGCTTGTTTTGTATACCCTGCTTTGATGATTTGTTATTTGGGACAAGGTGCTTACATTGTTACACACCCCGAAGCAATCGTTAACCCATTTTATTTGTCACTTCCAGGAGGTACTGGTAGTGGACCTTATTGGATTATGTTTGTATTGGCCATATTGGCTACTATCATTGCATCGCAAGCCTTAATTCTTTCTGTGTTCAGTATTATTTCACAGTTAATTAATTTGGACTGCTTCCCTAACTTGAAAATTGTTCATGTTTCTAAGCATTATGTTGGAAAAGTCTACATTCCAACTGCCAATTGGATTTTAATGATTGGTGTTATTGCTACAACTGCTGGATTCAAAAATAGTAACAACGTCACAGCTGCCTACGGATTGGGTATCACACTCGATTTCTTGGTCACTTCACTGTTGATCATAATCTGTTTGTTCTATGTTTACAATGTGAACATCATCTGGTGtgttcttttcttggttATCTTTGTGCCTTTGGAAATTTGTATGGTAATTGCAAACATAAAGAAAATTGTCCACGGTGCTTGGTTCCCTATTATGATGGCTGGTATCTCGTTCATTTTCTTAAGTATATGGAGATGGGCTAGATCAAGAATGGTTAACCAGGAAATCAGAACTAGAataaaaattgaaaatatttACCCAAAGTATAAGAAAACTCCTGTTGTTATGAACTTGAATTCTGGTGTTGCTTTCAAAGATGAGatcgaagatgaagaagcagaaatGTCTGTTGACTCCAAATTTGGTAGAACTCCATTGGTGAGACATGATGGTATTGCCATAATGTACAACGAATCTACTTTACAGAGCTCGTTCAACTCCCCCAATTCTGTTCCAGCACTATATGGTAAGATTGTAAGATCATTTTCGTCGATTCCTTCagttttcattttctgttCAATCAGGGTTTTATCGATTCCAGTTGTACCAAGTCAAGAAAGAGTCTTAATTGCTTCAACAAAGATTCCAGGTCATTATAAATGTATTCTCAGATACGGTTTCACAGAACAACTTGTGATTGATAAGGAATTGAATACTCAAATTATTTATTCTATTCCCAACATTTATGATTTGTTGCAGAAATATAACGGTATGGACAAATCAATTTTGATAAAGCCAGATAATATTCCAATCTTGCACATTTTTGAACACAATTTGGTTCGGTGTCACGATTATTCTTATGATGAACTCAAGACCAATAATCCGTTTGTTATAATCAAGAGAGTAGTCAGAAGAGCTTTAATCGACCATTTCTTCGGCCCAATTAGTTCCATAACACAACCAAGAGGTCAATTTGTTAAGTTGaaaaacgaagaagaagaggtaaATAATAAGATATTTATTGGATCTGTTGCTAGAATTTAG
- a CDS encoding 40S ribosomal protein S23 (go_component intracellular; ribosome~go_funtion structural constituent of ribosome~go_process protein biosynthesis), giving the protein MGKGKPRGLNSARKLRVHRRNNRWADESYKSRLLGTAFKSSPFGGSSHAKGIVLEKIGIESKQPNSAIRKCVRVQLIKNGKKVTAFVPNDGCLNFVDENDEVLLAGFGRRGKAKGDIPGVRFKVVKVSGVSLLALWKEKKEKPRS; this is encoded by the coding sequence ATGGGTAAAGGTAAACCAAGAGGTCTTAACTCTGCTAGAAAGTTGAGAGTCCACCGTCGTAACAACAGATGGGCCGATGAATCGTACAAGTCCAGATTATTAGGTACTGCTTTCAAGTCCTCTCCATTTGGTGGTTCTTCCCACGCCAAGGGTATTGTGTTGGAAAAGATTGGTATTGAATCCAAGCAACCAAACTCCGCTATCAGAAAGTGTGTCAGAGTCCAATTAATCAAGAACGGTAAGAAGGTCACTGCTTTCGTTCCAAACGATGGTTGTTTGAACTTTGTTGACGAAAACGACGAAGTCTTATTGGCCGGTTTCGGTAGAAGAGGTAAGGCTAAGGGTGATATCCCAGGTGTCAGATTCAAGGTCGTCAAGGTTTCTGGTGTCTCCTTGTTAGCTTTGTggaaggaaaagaaggaaaagcCAAGATCGTAA
- the ANT1 gene encoding ADP/ATP carrier protein (go_component membrane~go_funtion binding~go_process transport) — protein MSLTPLEKAASGALASVIANTLVYPLDLSKTLIQTQVKKHPHKTGADIPTPPSDSDIEDSVYKQKETKSGELKYKNTLDVLRKIYAKKGVLGWYHGLFSSILGTAAQNFSYFYWYTIVKRVYANLYKHIPNHRASTLTELFLGAVAAAISQMFTMPIGVVTTQQQTDKSHKNLLQLTQDILEEDGVSGLWRGLRVSLVLCINPSITYGSYERLKQVFYGSKEFLGPLESFSIGVLAKSLATVATQPLIVSKAMLQKKSKTKKEAGKPKPKPEHEDDEDDDDDDIRFDSFTHALAHLWHTERFRGLYKGIAPQLLKGVFVQGLLFMFKDQLDIFFLFLLSLLKKKKGIASR, from the coding sequence ATGTCTCTCACACCACTTGAAAAGGCTGCTTCTGGAGCCTTGGCTTCTGTTATCGCGAACACCTTGGTGTACCCTCTTGACTTGAGCAAGACCTTGATTCAGACCCAGGTGAAAAAACATCCTCACAAGACCGGCGCAGACATTCCTACCCCACCCTCCGATTCTGACATCGAGGATTCGGTATACAAACAGAAGGAAACCAAGTCAGGCGAGTTAAAGTACAAGAACACACTTGATGTGTTGCGTAAGATCTACGCGAAGAAGGGAGTTTTGGGCTGGTACCATGGATTATTCTCGTCGATCCTCGGAACGGCCGCTCAGAATTTCTCCTACTTCTACTGGTACACCATCGTCAAGAGAGTGTACGCCAATTTGTACAAACACATTCCAAACCACAGGGCCAGCACGTTGACCGAGTTGTTCCTTGGGGCTGTAGCTGCTGCCATCTCGCAGATGTTCACCATGCCTATTGGTGTGGTCACCACTCAGCAACAGACTGACAAGAGCCACAAGAATTTGTTGCAGTTGACCCAGGAcatcttggaagaggaCGGTGTATCCGGCTTGTGGAGGGGCTTGAGAGTGTCGTTGGTTTTGTGTATCAACCCTTCAATCACATACGGTTCATACGAGAGATTGAAGCAGGTCTTCTACGGCAGCAAGGAGTTCTTGGGTCCTTTGGAGTCTTTCTCCATCGGAGTGTTGGCCAAGTCCTTGGCCACCGTAGCTACACAACCATTGATTGTTTCTAAGGCTATGTTacagaagaagtccaagaccaagaaggaagCCGGAAAGCCTAAGCCTAAGCCTGAAcacgaagatgacgaagatgacgatgacgatgacaTTAGATTCGATAGTTTTACCCATGCATTGGCCCATTTGTGGCACACAGAGAGATTCAGAGGCTTGTACAAGGGTATCGCCCCACAATTGTTGAAGGGTGTATTTGTGCAGGGGTTGTTGTTTATGTTTAAGGACCAGCtcgatattttcttcttgttcttgctttcgttgttgaagaagaagaagggtATCGCCTCGCGTTGA
- a CDS encoding predicted protein codes for MVSTSKKTNSVHSLIAHFLQENNYHDTLKQFEEEHGKPIEASKLPTSDESLEEIVNDRINFNELNAQFEQVDLHEELTADMKQIAAQQLEHWKVPYPQSIELLVSPQISALAIDLALDKENDLVFVSTNDFRLVVIEIASGRILLNAANVLKKVVVKKILVLPKQRIVLVGMDGKFYNFEYSLKEGSVTLTKSTEFQAHKRLVVDAKYIQFDGEEYIVSLGWDFFIKVFKIVKDGFEVTSEYKISSQGTCFDVVEYNKELVIVVGKNENTMLDVFVLDKRAELAYIYKISLNDAEFSSSSFSPRCLTIQYFHDSIPLIAVGTSHEPFMRLIVVSLKELAEIDRNAEQPTPIKRNQILKTLNTLSPQDRYSQAVVTWREANGKSNGVWIVGEDGIIRGIDLVEEKVQVELQGHTGKIKGFISFSNNKGKEVLISSGLDKDIKRFT; via the coding sequence ATGGTCTCAACGTCAAAGAAGACCAATTCGGTCCATAGCTTAATCGCCCATTTTTTGCAAGAAAACAATTACCATGATACCTTGAagcaatttgaagaagaacatggAAAACCAATTGAAGCTCTGAAATTGCCAACTTCAGATGAATCTCTAGAGGAAATCGTTAATGATagaatcaatttcaacgagttgaacGCTCAATTTGAGCAGGTGGATCTCCATGAAGAGTTGACAGCTGACATGAAGCAGATTGCTGCACAACAGCTTGAGCACTGGAAAGTGCCTTATCCACAAAGTATTGAATTGTTAGTTTCACCACAGATCAGTGCCTTGGCTATAGATTTGGCActtgacaaagaaaacgaTCTTGTGTTTGTCAGCACAAATGATTTCAGATTGGTTGTGATTGAGATAGCATCAGGCAGAATTCTCTTGAATGCAGCCAAtgttttgaagaaagtagTTGTGAAGAAAATACTAGTTCTTCCAAAGCAGAGAATCGTGTTGGTAGGTATGGATGGAAAGTTCTATAATTTTGAGTACAGCCTAAAAGAAGGATCAGTTACGTTGACAAAATCCACGGAATTTCAGGCTCACAAGCGATTGGTCGTTGATGCGAAGtatattcaatttgatgGCGAGGAGTACATTGTATCGTTGGGGTGGGATTTCTTTATCAAGGTATTCAAAATTGTAAAGGACGGGTTTGAAGTTACTTCAGAGTACAAGATATCCAGTCAGGGTACCTGTTTTGACGTTGTAGAGTACAATAAGGAATTGGTTATTGTAGTTGGGAAGAACGAAAATACCATGTTGGATGTCTTTGTGTTAGACAAGAGGGCGGAGTTGGCGTACATCTATAAGATATCGCTTAACGATGCTGAATTCTCGTCTTCCAGCTTCTCTCCACGGTGTTTGACTATCCAGTATTTTCACGATTCCATTCCTTTGATAGCTGTCGGCACTTCTCATGAACCATTTATGAGGTTAATTGTAGTATCATTAAAGGAGTTGGCAGAAATAGACAGAAATGCTGAGCAGCCCACACCTATCAAGAGAAACCAGATCCTCAAGACTTTGAACACTTTGTCGCCACAAGATCGTTATTCACAGGCTGTCGTTACCTGGAGAGAAGCAAATGGAAAGAGCAACGGTGTATGGATTGTAGGTGAAGATGGTATTATTCGAGGCATTGACttggttgaagaaaaagtacAGGTTGAGTTGCAGGGACATACAGGCAAAATCAAGGGCTTCATCTCGTTCCTGAATAACAAGGGGAAGGAGGTTCTCATAAGCAGTGGGCTCGACAAGGACATCAAGAGGTTTACATAG
- a CDS encoding predicted protein — translation MSDTGNQSSEHELPSDHELEKESVSQTVDDQVAQDEEQDEQEEQEQADEGEYKDQDEDDDDEDNVYSIRAHKIKRDENESASTTTKKKIVRKSKKHLLEDTGVPQGVDTTEREREQDFTVDFDNADPQTRKRMLLEEKMDHAIKSKSTRRRRADEDDLERMQDDKIDFLKDQMIRAANSDVEKNSQGQIATEKLKLLKEVTDILSRADLAISILDNNLLEAVRLWLEPLPDASMPAYQIQKELISSLESLPIKTDHLVASGIGKVLVYYQRSKRTEPALKKIVDRLIGDWTRPILNKSDSYKDRTIQFHEYDKLRFTNQLASAKSNKPKEAKTLYEENAERRKRAAIPSARTAAYKFAPRVDASLLRRQQGRVGGPDERFRRINSKLTSMSIKKKTSKKGGPSIEGRNLTI, via the coding sequence ATGTCTGATACCGGCAATCAGTCATCCGAACACGAATTACCATCCGATCATGAACTAGAGAAGGAGAGTGTTTCTCAAACTGTTGATGACCAAGTTGCACaggatgaagaacaagatgaacaagaagaacaagaacaagctGATGAAGGGGAATACAAAGaccaagatgaagacgacgacgacgaagataACGTCTACTCTATAAGGGCGCATAAGATAAAGCGTGATGAGAACGAGAGTGCTCTGACAAccacaaagaagaaaatcgtTAGAAAGTCCAAGAAGCACTTGTTGGAGGACACCGGTGTACCTCAAGGTGTTGATACTAcggaaagagaaagagaacaagATTTCACAGTAGACTTTGACAATGCTGATCCACAAACCAGAAAGAGAatgttgttggaagaaaagatggATCATGCCATCAAGAGTAAGAGTACTAGACGTAGAAGAGCTGATGAGGAtgatttggaaagaatGCAAGATGACAAGATagatttcttgaaggacCAGATGATCCGTGCTGCCAACTCCGATGTAGAAAAGAACTCCCAGGGCCAAATAGCCACCGAGAAGTTAAAGTTGTTAAAGGAAGTAACTGATATCTTGTCTAGAGCCGATTTGGCTATCTCCATTTTGGACAATAATTTGTTGGAAGCTGTGAGATTATGGTTAGAACCATTGCCGGATGCTTCGATGCCTGCTTACCAAatccagaaggagttgatCTCGTCCTTGGAAAGCTTGCCCATCAAGACAGACCATCTTGTTGCTTCTGGTATTGGAAAGGTGTTGGTGTACTACCAGCGTTCCAAGAGAACAGAACCagcattgaagaagatagtCGACAGATTAATTGGCGATTGGACCAGACCtattttgaacaaatccGACTCGTACAAGGATCGTACCATCCAATTCCACGAATACGACAAGCTCAGATTCACCAACCAATTGGCTTCAGCCAAGAGCAACAAGCCAAAGGAAGCTAAGACCTTGTATGAAGAAAACgctgaaagaagaaagagagccGCTATTCCAAGTGCTAGAACTGCAGCCTATAAATTTGCCCCAAGAGTAGATGCTTCTCTATTAAGAAGACAACAAGGCAGAGTTGGAGGTCCTGATGAAAGATTCAGGAGAATCAACTCCAAGTTGACGCTGATGtcaataaagaagaagacttcaaagaaggGTGGTCCATCTATTGAAGGTAGAAACTTAACCATTTAG
- a CDS encoding multicopy suppressor of clathrin deficiency, which translates to MSQYIGKTISLISNKGLRYVGLLDNINADDATVALKSVRLFGTEGRMAAAGTPNLEVMPGSDVYDYVVFRGSDVKDLSVLDTPIDQVKPEPYIPAPQSTAGYYQQQPTQTSAPSGALEAFGPSGVSDATPAQAVTAPSATSYAEPEPRRTKPEPSRSQAQQPSSIYTQKQAQPVDRPNPDEKTSVFDSEPSQAKPAHRAYDNRRTSKAPEIPNDEFDFESANAKFTKELEHEKELEHSAYNKQSSFFDNISSSTEERGSMRWAEEKSLNLDTFGEASLRGRGRGRGRGRGGRGGRGGRGFWRGGRGRGGQRNNNDYNTKPEWA; encoded by the exons ATGTCTCAATACATAGGCAAGACCATCTCGTTGATCTCCAACAAGGGACTTCGTTATGTTGGTTTGTTGGACAACATCAATGCTGATGACGCGACTGTGGCCTTGAAATCGGTCAGGTTGTTCGGTACGGAAGGCAGAATGGCAGCTGCTGGCACTCCCAACTTGGAAGTGATGCCTGGTTCAGACGTCTATGATTACGTTGTTTTCCGTGGTTCAGACGTTAAGGACTTGTCCGTCTTGGATACTCCAATTGACCAGGTTAAGCCAGAGCCTTATATTCCTGCTCCACAATCTACTGCTGGTTACTATCAACAGCAACCTACTCAGACCTCTGCTCCTTCTGGCGCTCTTG AAGCTTTTGGGCCTTCTGGTGTTTCTGATGCTACTCCTGCTCAGGCTGTGACTGCTCCTTCTGCTACAAGCTATGCTGAACCTGAACCAAGACGAACCAAGCCAGAACCAAGTCGCTCTCAAGCCCAACAGCCTTCTTCTATATACACCCAGAAACAGGCGCAACCAGTAGATAGACCAAACCCTGACGAAAAGACATCTGTCTTTGATTCGGAGCCTCTGCAAGCCAAACCAGCTCACAGAGCATAtgataatagaagaacTTCCAAGGCACCAGAAATTCCAAACGACGAGTTCGACTTTGAATCGGCCAACGCTAAGTTTACCAAGGAGTTGGAGCACgaaaaggaattggaaCACTCGGCCTACAACAAGCAATCATCCTTCTTTGACaacatttcttcttctacggAAGAAAGAGGTTCTATGAGATGGGCAGAGGAAAAGTCACTCAACTTGGACACCTTTGGTGAAGCTTCTCTCCGTGGAAGGGGAAGAGGTAGAGGTAGAGGTAGGGGTGGCAGAGGCGGTAGAGGTGGAAGAGGTTTCTGGAGAGGTGGCCGCGGTAGAGGTGGCCAAAGAAATAATAACGATTACAACACTAAACCAGAATGGGCATGA